One Acinetobacter pullicarnis genomic region harbors:
- a CDS encoding sensor histidine kinase has product MKLRLIDIAQADQLAAGNISLLMGVLTPQNLIQEFLSMTRAILKSKTATLIMQNEPYLWHESAQGFKAYPINQALESDAYFPQDLEGSKMDMQLIDYQAMIRDLREQGLSYQQLTAFDLKTVDQSSYGQLIIFDGDEQALHCPEKLELIGRLVKGFVQNIELHLEFDELKQKYEKQRILSESKTKFFQIIAHDLRAPFHGLLGFSEILAKERHNLDDASIQDMTEYLYDTAQSTYNLLENLLNWAMAEGGHLVFQPKNFYLKQSSTVVYDVLNAIAQKKNIELIENVAEGLKVYADQNMVTSVIQNLVSNALKFTPMDGTGKVYIHAEKKEKTVEILVQDTGVGMTEAQILSISQPDIKVSFRGTSGEKGTGLGLVLCKRFIDLNRGQLIVSSKQGAGTTVKVILPIARATPQRILKY; this is encoded by the coding sequence ATGAAGTTGAGACTTATTGATATTGCGCAAGCAGATCAACTTGCTGCTGGCAATATTTCATTATTGATGGGTGTATTAACGCCACAAAATCTCATTCAAGAATTTCTAAGTATGACGCGTGCAATTTTGAAAAGTAAAACCGCGACATTGATCATGCAAAATGAGCCTTATCTTTGGCATGAATCGGCACAAGGCTTTAAAGCATATCCAATCAACCAAGCATTAGAGTCTGACGCTTACTTCCCTCAAGATCTAGAGGGAAGTAAAATGGATATGCAGCTTATCGATTATCAAGCAATGATCAGAGATCTTCGAGAACAAGGTCTGAGCTATCAACAGCTGACAGCATTTGATCTTAAAACGGTCGATCAATCTTCATATGGTCAATTGATTATTTTTGATGGCGATGAACAGGCATTGCATTGCCCTGAAAAATTGGAATTGATTGGCCGATTAGTGAAAGGTTTTGTGCAAAATATTGAATTACATTTAGAGTTTGATGAATTAAAACAAAAATATGAAAAACAACGCATTTTAAGTGAAAGCAAGACTAAGTTTTTTCAAATTATTGCACATGATTTACGTGCACCATTTCATGGGTTATTGGGGTTTTCAGAGATTTTAGCCAAAGAGCGACATAACTTAGATGATGCTAGTATTCAAGATATGACCGAGTATTTGTATGATACGGCTCAATCGACCTATAACTTGTTGGAAAACTTACTGAACTGGGCAATGGCTGAAGGTGGTCATTTGGTTTTTCAGCCAAAGAACTTTTATTTGAAGCAGTCGAGTACAGTTGTCTATGATGTGCTCAATGCCATTGCTCAGAAAAAAAATATCGAATTAATTGAGAATGTTGCTGAGGGCTTAAAAGTCTATGCCGATCAGAATATGGTGACTTCAGTAATTCAGAATCTGGTTTCTAATGCTCTGAAATTTACCCCGATGGATGGCACAGGAAAAGTTTATATTCATGCAGAAAAAAAAGAAAAGACGGTTGAAATCTTAGTGCAGGATACTGGGGTAGGCATGACAGAAGCACAAATTTTAAGTATTTCTCAGCCTGATATTAAAGTGAGTTTTCGTGGAACATCTGGAGAGAAGGGGACAGGTCTAGGTTTGGTCTTGTGTAAGCGATTTATTGACTTGAATCGCGGACAACTCATTGTTTCTTCGAAACAAGGTGCAGGAACAACCGTCAAGGTTATTTTGCCAATTGCAAGAGCGACACCGCAACGCATCCTAAAATATTAA
- a CDS encoding mitochondrial fission ELM1 family protein yields the protein MHIVYVSDGKAGHRSQALGLYQAMQRQHSQSLSFQEVFIQDLPLFLLFMAVIKKNLASMQQQPNYIIGVGSHTQLRVLMLGKVYPLAKTIILMKPNYPLTWFDYAVIPQHDGIAASEQVLITRGALNPIMNQQRHQASRILIALGGSSKRHQWNSTKVMQALAAIVKENPASKLILTTSRRTPTDFLKRLSTEKFATQLEVFPVEETAQGWIFEQMQLAEAVWVTEDSVSMIFEALTAGCRVGLIEIDRLKQDRITHAVDQLLESQVLVKYFNLNQLATPISLNEADRVARLILAQCYSNKKY from the coding sequence ATGCATATTGTATATGTGAGTGATGGCAAGGCGGGACATCGTTCTCAGGCACTGGGGCTATATCAGGCGATGCAACGACAGCATTCTCAGTCACTCAGCTTCCAAGAAGTATTCATTCAAGATCTCCCATTATTTTTACTGTTCATGGCAGTTATAAAAAAGAATCTTGCCAGTATGCAGCAGCAACCCAATTATATTATTGGGGTAGGCAGTCATACTCAACTTCGCGTTTTGATGCTTGGTAAGGTTTACCCTCTGGCAAAGACCATTATTTTAATGAAACCGAATTATCCATTGACTTGGTTTGATTATGCCGTAATTCCACAACATGATGGTATTGCTGCAAGTGAACAGGTTTTGATTACTCGTGGTGCTTTAAATCCGATTATGAATCAGCAGCGCCATCAAGCCAGTCGTATTTTAATTGCATTAGGTGGGAGCTCAAAACGTCATCAATGGAATTCAACGAAGGTGATGCAGGCACTTGCGGCAATTGTTAAAGAAAATCCAGCATCTAAACTAATATTAACCACATCAAGGCGGACTCCTACAGACTTTCTCAAAAGACTAAGTACAGAGAAATTTGCTACACAATTGGAGGTTTTCCCCGTTGAAGAAACAGCACAAGGTTGGATTTTTGAGCAGATGCAATTGGCTGAAGCGGTCTGGGTCACAGAAGACAGTGTCTCTATGATTTTTGAAGCCTTAACCGCAGGTTGTCGCGTGGGTTTGATTGAAATAGATCGACTGAAACAAGACCGTATTACCCATGCTGTTGATCAATTACTTGAAAGCCAAGTATTGGTTAAGTATTTTAATTTAAATCAATTGGCTACTCCGATCAGCTTAAATGAGGCTGATCGGGTTGCGAGACTTATTTTAGCTCAGTGTTATTCAAATAAGAAATATTAA
- a CDS encoding branched-chain amino acid transaminase: MNLADRDGFIWQDGQMVDWREAKTHVLTHTLHYSMGVFEGVRAYETPNGTAIFRLQDHTKRLLNSAKIYQMKVPFDQATLEQAQIDVVRENKLSSCYLRPIIFIGSEKLGIAATDNTIHAVVAAWSWGAYLGDEAMAKGIRVKTSSFTHHHPNVTMCKAKASGNYTLSILAHQEVAHAGYDEAMLMDPQGYVCQGSGENVFLIRDGVLHTPEISGGALDGITRQTIITIAKDLGYEVIERRITRDEFYIADEAFFTGTAAEVTPIREYDDREIGCGSRGPITEQIQKAFFDAVKGKDPKYAHWLTYIK, translated from the coding sequence ATGAATTTGGCTGATCGTGATGGTTTTATTTGGCAAGATGGACAAATGGTTGATTGGCGTGAAGCAAAAACTCACGTCTTAACCCATACCTTACATTATAGTATGGGCGTGTTTGAGGGCGTTCGTGCCTATGAAACACCAAATGGAACTGCGATTTTTCGTCTTCAAGACCATACTAAACGTTTGTTGAATTCAGCAAAGATTTATCAAATGAAAGTCCCGTTTGATCAAGCAACCCTTGAACAAGCCCAAATTGATGTAGTGCGTGAGAACAAACTGTCTTCTTGCTATCTACGCCCAATTATTTTCATTGGTTCTGAGAAACTCGGTATTGCAGCAACAGACAATACGATTCATGCGGTTGTTGCTGCATGGAGCTGGGGTGCTTATTTAGGTGACGAAGCGATGGCCAAAGGCATTCGCGTAAAAACGTCATCTTTCACGCATCACCACCCAAATGTCACCATGTGCAAAGCCAAAGCATCAGGTAACTATACCTTGTCTATTCTTGCGCATCAGGAAGTCGCACATGCGGGCTATGACGAAGCAATGTTGATGGACCCACAAGGTTATGTTTGTCAAGGATCTGGTGAAAACGTCTTCTTAATTCGAGATGGTGTATTACATACGCCAGAAATCTCTGGTGGTGCATTGGATGGGATTACTCGTCAAACCATTATCACCATTGCTAAAGATTTAGGTTATGAGGTTATTGAACGCCGTATTACCCGTGATGAGTTCTATATTGCGGATGAAGCTTTCTTTACCGGTACCGCTGCTGAAGTCACTCCTATTCGTGAATATGATGACCGTGAAATTGGTTGTGGTTCACGTGGTCCGATTACTGAACAGATTCAAAAAGCATTCTTTGATGCAGTAAAAGGCAAAGATCCAAAATATGCACACTGGTTAACTTATATTAAATAA
- a CDS encoding NADP-dependent isocitrate dehydrogenase, translating into MAGKKSTIIYTLTDEAPLLATYSLLPIIETFTKPAGVEFVKSNISVASRVLAEFADHLSDEQKVPDSLAELSRLTQDPDTNIIKLPNISASVGQLMSCIKELQSKGYAIPDYPENPTTEDEKAIKNRYGKCLGSAVNPVLREGNSDRRAPAAVKNYVKKHPHSMSEWKQWSQTHVSHMEHGDFYHGEKSITLDRARDVKMELITESGESIILKPKVALKDGEIIDSMFMSKQALCDFYEKQLDDCREAGILFSLHVKATMMKVSHPIVFGHCVRIYYKEAFDKHGKLFDKLGINVNNGMSVLYEKIETLPESQRDEIIRDLHACQEHRPALAMVDSAKGITNFHSPNDIIVDASMPAMIRGGGKMWGADGKQYDCKAVMPESTFARIYQEMINFCKWNGNFDPQTMGTVPNVGLMAQKAEEYGSHDKTFEITEAGTANITDIETGEVLMTQHVEEGDIWRMCQVKDAPIRDWVKLAVTRARNSGMPAIFWLDAYRPHENELIKKVQKYLKDHDTAGLDIQIMSQVRAMRYTLERVARGLDTISVTGNILRDYLTDLFPIMELGTSAKMLSIVPLMAGGGMYETGAGGSAPKHVQQLVEENHLRWDSLGEFMALAVSLEELGIKGNNTRAKLMAQTLDEATGKLLDNDKSPSRRTGELDNRGSHFYLALYWAEALAAQDEDAELKTKFAALAKTLTENEQQIIAELAQVQGTAADIGGYYAVDQDKVNAVMRPSSTFNAALAAVEA; encoded by the coding sequence ATGGCTGGTAAAAAGTCAACAATTATTTACACACTGACCGACGAAGCGCCATTATTGGCGACTTATTCGCTGCTGCCGATCATTGAGACCTTTACTAAGCCGGCCGGCGTGGAATTTGTCAAAAGTAATATCTCTGTAGCCTCACGCGTGCTTGCAGAATTTGCGGACCACCTAAGTGACGAACAAAAGGTGCCAGATAGCCTGGCGGAGCTGAGTCGCCTTACACAAGATCCAGATACAAACATCATCAAGCTTCCAAATATCAGTGCCTCTGTTGGCCAGTTGATGTCATGTATTAAGGAACTTCAGTCTAAGGGCTATGCCATTCCTGACTATCCTGAAAACCCGACGACCGAAGACGAAAAAGCGATCAAAAACCGTTATGGTAAATGTCTCGGTTCAGCTGTAAACCCTGTATTACGTGAGGGTAACTCTGACCGCCGTGCACCTGCTGCAGTCAAAAACTATGTTAAAAAACACCCGCATTCAATGAGCGAGTGGAAACAGTGGTCACAAACCCATGTTTCACATATGGAACACGGCGACTTCTATCACGGTGAAAAGTCGATCACACTCGACCGCGCACGTGATGTGAAGATGGAACTGATCACCGAAAGTGGTGAAAGCATCATCCTCAAACCAAAAGTCGCGCTCAAAGATGGCGAAATCATTGACTCAATGTTTATGAGCAAACAAGCGCTCTGCGACTTCTACGAGAAGCAACTCGATGATTGCCGCGAAGCTGGTATTTTGTTCTCACTACATGTAAAAGCAACGATGATGAAGGTTTCCCACCCAATCGTCTTTGGTCACTGCGTCAGAATTTACTACAAAGAAGCCTTTGATAAACATGGCAAGTTATTTGATAAGTTAGGCATAAATGTCAATAACGGCATGTCTGTGTTATACGAAAAGATCGAAACGCTACCAGAATCGCAACGTGACGAAATCATCCGTGACCTGCATGCTTGCCAAGAACACCGTCCAGCATTGGCCATGGTTGATTCAGCCAAAGGAATCACAAACTTCCATTCACCTAACGATATTATCGTCGATGCATCTATGCCTGCGATGATCCGTGGTGGCGGTAAAATGTGGGGCGCTGATGGTAAACAGTACGATTGTAAAGCTGTTATGCCAGAATCAACGTTTGCGCGTATTTATCAGGAGATGATTAACTTCTGTAAATGGAATGGCAACTTCGATCCGCAAACAATGGGGACTGTGCCGAACGTCGGTTTGATGGCGCAAAAAGCTGAAGAATACGGTTCACACGACAAAACCTTTGAAATCACTGAAGCTGGTACGGCCAATATCACTGACATCGAAACAGGTGAAGTGCTGATGACACAGCACGTCGAAGAAGGCGATATCTGGCGTATGTGCCAAGTTAAAGATGCACCGATCCGTGATTGGGTGAAGCTTGCGGTTACCCGCGCGCGCAACTCAGGCATGCCGGCAATCTTCTGGCTTGACGCTTACCGTCCGCATGAAAATGAACTGATCAAGAAAGTACAGAAATATCTGAAAGATCACGATACTGCTGGTCTAGATATTCAAATCATGTCACAAGTGCGTGCAATGCGTTACACACTTGAGCGTGTTGCGCGTGGTCTTGATACAATTTCTGTGACAGGTAACATCTTACGTGACTACCTAACCGACTTGTTCCCAATCATGGAACTCGGTACTTCAGCTAAAATGCTGTCTATCGTTCCATTGATGGCTGGCGGTGGTATGTACGAAACAGGTGCAGGTGGTTCAGCACCGAAACACGTTCAGCAACTGGTCGAAGAAAACCACCTACGTTGGGATTCACTGGGTGAATTTATGGCGTTAGCGGTATCTCTCGAAGAACTTGGCATCAAAGGCAATAATACGCGTGCAAAATTGATGGCTCAAACACTTGACGAAGCCACTGGTAAATTGCTCGACAACGACAAATCACCATCACGTCGCACGGGTGAGCTTGATAACCGTGGCAGCCACTTCTATCTCGCTTTGTATTGGGCAGAAGCCCTTGCTGCGCAGGATGAAGATGCTGAGCTTAAAACCAAGTTTGCTGCACTTGCGAAAACCTTAACTGAAAATGAACAGCAAATTATTGCTGAGCTTGCTCAAGTACAAGGAACCGCAGCAGATATCGGTGGTTACTATGCGGTTGATCAAGACAAAGTAAATGCAGTTATGCGTCCAAGTAGCACATTCAATGCTGCACTTGCAGCTGTTGAAGCTTAA
- a CDS encoding phosphoethanolamine transferase, which yields MEYSRVLFCNNLKYDYIIIDTFKTFIDRIHTLFFGVTVLIKFLNLYSLPVLISLGLCIGIGLWDLLLEPKGIPAFIGTVFFTTFLIIFIKQSSCALFRKFALVLFLILTLYIATGTGFLQGHMSIGIIASVFQTNHNEALEFFSVLQYKYVLYALILLIAICYFFFYKKEIYQVKLHKTFIAIVLVINVFNLFFIQTARAVINYKKEEKLLYAGNKIIPDWKVTEVKAPYDNQVFIIGESVQRNYLSLYGYPKKTTPFLDSMPLTVVDEYISTSANTAPSLPRTLAYIDQDNNIHISMNVMSLAKQANYNTIWISNQGFVGKNDTAISKIAIHADQKRFLKSGNYMSQDIDDNEMIAMLAAELDKYKGQKNIIFIHMMGSHPDACERLFDSPKLYADQSKPMNCYLSSINKLDSFIQQIYQTLTQAKRSFNITYFSDHGMRIVDGAIYVDNEYKANYQVPFFVLSSDAKQKNYMKKSISAFDFMDIYAGLIGVKAPYLSEQKHLDTITSNSNPIVFNWNTNIPYNSLQ from the coding sequence ATGGAATATTCACGTGTTCTATTTTGTAATAACCTGAAATACGACTACATTATTATAGATACTTTTAAAACATTCATTGATAGAATTCACACTTTATTCTTCGGTGTTACAGTATTGATCAAGTTTTTAAACCTCTATAGCCTACCAGTCTTGATTTCATTAGGTTTATGTATCGGTATTGGACTCTGGGATTTACTGTTAGAACCTAAAGGTATTCCAGCATTTATCGGGACTGTCTTTTTTACAACTTTTTTGATCATCTTTATAAAACAATCATCTTGTGCTTTATTTAGAAAATTTGCTTTAGTCTTATTTTTAATACTTACTTTATATATTGCAACGGGAACAGGATTCCTTCAGGGGCATATGTCTATTGGGATCATCGCCTCAGTATTTCAGACCAATCATAATGAGGCTTTGGAGTTTTTTTCAGTGCTTCAATATAAATATGTACTTTATGCATTGATCTTGTTGATTGCGATTTGTTATTTTTTCTTTTATAAAAAAGAGATTTATCAGGTTAAATTACATAAAACTTTTATTGCTATTGTTCTCGTGATCAACGTTTTTAATCTGTTCTTTATACAGACAGCAAGAGCAGTCATTAATTATAAGAAAGAAGAAAAACTACTTTATGCTGGTAATAAAATCATCCCAGATTGGAAAGTAACTGAGGTCAAAGCTCCATATGATAATCAAGTTTTTATTATTGGTGAAAGCGTACAGCGCAATTACTTATCACTCTATGGGTATCCAAAGAAAACCACGCCATTTTTAGATTCAATGCCACTTACTGTGGTTGATGAATATATTTCAACCTCTGCAAATACGGCACCGAGCTTACCTCGAACGTTGGCATATATAGATCAAGACAATAATATACATATTTCGATGAATGTAATGAGCTTAGCAAAACAGGCAAATTACAATACGATTTGGATTTCGAATCAAGGCTTTGTTGGGAAAAATGATACTGCTATATCTAAAATAGCGATTCATGCAGATCAAAAGCGTTTTCTAAAGAGTGGCAACTATATGTCACAAGATATTGATGATAACGAAATGATTGCAATGCTGGCTGCTGAACTTGATAAGTATAAAGGTCAAAAGAATATTATATTTATTCATATGATGGGATCGCATCCTGATGCGTGTGAGCGTTTATTTGATAGTCCAAAACTCTATGCTGATCAATCTAAGCCAATGAACTGTTACTTATCGAGCATCAATAAGCTTGATAGTTTTATACAGCAGATTTATCAAACTTTAACTCAAGCCAAACGTAGCTTTAATATCACCTACTTTTCGGATCATGGTATGAGAATAGTGGATGGAGCCATATATGTTGATAATGAATACAAAGCCAACTATCAAGTGCCTTTTTTTGTACTCAGTAGTGATGCTAAACAGAAAAACTATATGAAGAAAAGTATAAGTGCTTTTGATTTTATGGATATTTATGCAGGTTTAATCGGTGTGAAAGCACCATATCTGAGTGAGCAGAAGCACTTGGATACAATTACTTCAAACTCAAATCCAATCGTTTTTAACTGGAACACCAATATTCCTTATAATAGCTTGCAATGA
- a CDS encoding DUF2939 domain-containing protein yields MNKKRIWLISGIVIMVLTYIYVSPYLVLNSIQRAAQAGDSEKVSNYIDYPSVRQSFKDQMNAMVMKKVGEQKKEDGFAALGAMLASTMVDKMVDAVVTPAAMTLMLQGKGLQAAATNREPEIQTATKPVEIKKKVDYTAGYISLNQFEVIVKDADQVKNVKIKLVRDGLSWKVNEIVVPMD; encoded by the coding sequence ATGAATAAGAAGCGTATATGGTTGATTAGCGGTATTGTAATTATGGTTTTGACTTACATCTATGTTTCCCCCTATCTAGTATTGAATAGTATTCAACGTGCCGCGCAAGCGGGTGATAGTGAAAAAGTTTCGAACTATATTGATTATCCAAGCGTGAGGCAAAGTTTTAAAGATCAAATGAATGCCATGGTTATGAAGAAAGTTGGTGAGCAGAAAAAAGAAGATGGATTTGCAGCATTGGGTGCAATGTTGGCTTCAACGATGGTAGACAAAATGGTTGATGCTGTTGTAACCCCAGCTGCAATGACTTTGATGTTACAGGGTAAAGGCCTCCAAGCTGCGGCGACTAATCGGGAGCCTGAAATACAAACTGCAACGAAACCTGTCGAGATAAAGAAAAAAGTAGATTACACGGCAGGTTATATCTCGCTAAATCAGTTCGAGGTTATCGTAAAAGATGCCGATCAAGTTAAAAATGTCAAAATTAAACTGGTCCGTGATGGTTTGAGCTGGAAGGTAAATGAGATTGTCGTGCCAATGGATTAA
- the glnE gene encoding bifunctional [glutamate--ammonia ligase]-adenylyl-L-tyrosine phosphorylase/[glutamate--ammonia-ligase] adenylyltransferase — MNAEQLKKTLIASQYAELVLGLHQKDLDADYAVDQFQLSLSTAQIYQRVQDSIAEIEDEARWMQAIRVLRTRLMFRWIWQDANQQTDVMSLTRELSDFADACICAAKAFALGPLILKYGEPISYSGKVQNLIVVAMGKLGAQELNLSSDIDLIFAFDEQGETNGRKSIDVQQFCILWGQKLIYLLDQITADGFVFRVDMRLRPWGDGSALAISHVALEKYLSQHGREWERYAWIKARIVTGGEEGEALLKMTRPFVFRKYVDYTAFEAMREMKTMIEREVVRRHITDDIKLGAGGIREVEFIVQVFQLIYGGSKLELQDRQCLLSLKHLGEVGLLDEQAVIDLEDAYLFLRRVEHAIQALNDQQTQSLPTEPDLQQRMIHTLGFDSWDAFLAVLNLKREKVIYQFEHVIKEKALDSPTTTFSQLEVQLDEILDEPSKNLVKEFWFGHAIKKLPAKAVQRLKEFWPHLIGAVLQSDKPQIALMRLMPLVESVMRRTVYLVMLIESKGALQRLVKMATVSPWICEELTHYPVLLDEFLSMDFELPKRRDLEDSLRQQLLRIEIDQVEDLMRVLRLFKKSNVLTVAASDVLAESPLMKVSDALTDIAEVSVIATLNLAYQTVVKRHGYPVTPEGQRCSLQQMGFVVVGYGKVGGIELGYGSDLDLVFMHNLDEQADTDGHKQISGFEFAMRVAQKFMSFMTTQTLDGRVYEVDTRLRPSGEAGLLVTSMRAFEQYQLKSAWVWEHQALVRARSIAGETSLREKFEQLRCDILTMPRDEQRVRQEVLNMRQKMKDHLGSSKEQKKHGIFHLKQDAGGIVDIEFMAQYVVLAWSGTNHDLAHYSDNVRILEDAAKANCLSSEDASALIQAYLRERAESHLLALANQSMQVNAMEWHDTRVIVCKLWQRLIDPTADVVVGCE, encoded by the coding sequence ATGAATGCTGAGCAGTTGAAAAAAACATTAATTGCAAGTCAATATGCAGAACTTGTGTTGGGATTACATCAAAAGGATTTAGATGCAGATTATGCTGTAGATCAATTTCAGTTGTCTTTATCAACGGCACAAATTTATCAACGCGTACAAGATAGTATTGCTGAGATCGAAGATGAAGCTCGCTGGATGCAAGCGATTCGAGTATTACGTACACGCTTAATGTTTCGTTGGATTTGGCAAGATGCCAATCAGCAGACCGATGTGATGAGTTTAACCCGAGAACTGTCAGATTTTGCAGATGCATGTATTTGTGCCGCCAAGGCATTTGCCCTTGGTCCGCTGATTTTGAAATATGGGGAACCGATTAGTTATAGCGGAAAAGTACAGAATTTAATTGTGGTCGCCATGGGGAAATTAGGCGCACAAGAGCTGAACCTTTCCAGTGATATCGATTTGATTTTTGCCTTTGATGAACAAGGTGAAACCAATGGTCGTAAAAGTATTGATGTACAACAATTTTGCATTCTCTGGGGACAAAAACTGATTTATCTGTTGGATCAAATTACAGCAGATGGATTTGTATTTCGCGTCGATATGCGTTTGCGTCCTTGGGGGGATGGTTCAGCTCTGGCCATCAGCCATGTGGCTTTGGAAAAATACTTAAGCCAGCATGGCCGTGAATGGGAACGCTATGCCTGGATTAAAGCACGTATTGTGACCGGTGGCGAAGAGGGCGAGGCGTTGCTGAAAATGACGCGCCCATTTGTGTTCCGAAAATATGTCGATTACACCGCCTTTGAAGCCATGCGTGAAATGAAAACCATGATTGAGCGTGAAGTGGTACGCCGTCATATTACGGATGATATCAAGTTAGGTGCTGGCGGAATTCGAGAAGTTGAATTTATTGTTCAAGTTTTTCAATTGATTTATGGTGGTTCTAAACTAGAACTGCAAGATCGCCAATGTTTGTTGAGTCTAAAGCATTTGGGGGAGGTCGGTCTGCTAGATGAGCAGGCGGTGATTGATTTGGAAGATGCCTATCTTTTTTTACGTCGCGTCGAACATGCGATTCAGGCATTAAATGATCAACAGACTCAATCCTTACCCACTGAGCCAGACTTGCAACAGCGGATGATTCACACCTTAGGCTTTGACAGTTGGGATGCTTTTTTAGCGGTACTGAATCTAAAACGTGAAAAAGTGATTTATCAGTTTGAACATGTAATTAAAGAGAAAGCGTTAGATTCACCAACGACTACGTTTAGTCAGTTGGAAGTGCAATTAGATGAAATTTTAGATGAACCTTCAAAGAATCTCGTCAAAGAATTTTGGTTTGGGCATGCCATTAAAAAGCTTCCTGCAAAAGCGGTACAACGACTGAAAGAGTTTTGGCCGCATTTGATTGGGGCAGTATTACAGTCGGATAAACCGCAAATTGCCCTGATGCGCTTGATGCCTTTGGTTGAGTCGGTAATGCGACGCACTGTGTATCTGGTGATGTTGATTGAGAGTAAAGGCGCATTGCAACGTTTAGTGAAAATGGCAACAGTAAGTCCTTGGATTTGCGAAGAGTTGACGCATTATCCAGTGTTGTTGGATGAGTTTTTGTCGATGGACTTTGAGTTGCCTAAACGCCGTGATCTTGAAGACTCATTACGTCAACAGTTGCTGCGCATTGAAATTGATCAAGTCGAAGATCTGATGCGAGTACTGCGGTTATTTAAAAAATCCAATGTATTGACGGTTGCAGCCAGTGATGTTCTGGCAGAAAGCCCACTCATGAAAGTCTCTGATGCATTGACAGATATCGCAGAAGTTTCGGTGATTGCAACTTTGAACTTGGCTTATCAAACCGTGGTTAAGCGGCATGGTTATCCGGTAACGCCAGAAGGGCAGCGTTGTAGTTTGCAGCAGATGGGCTTTGTGGTGGTGGGGTATGGCAAGGTCGGTGGGATTGAGTTGGGCTATGGCTCCGATCTTGATCTAGTGTTTATGCACAACCTTGATGAACAGGCGGATACAGATGGGCATAAGCAAATTAGTGGTTTCGAATTTGCGATGCGTGTCGCACAAAAGTTTATGTCATTTATGACCACACAAACCCTTGATGGGCGAGTTTATGAGGTTGATACCCGTTTACGACCATCAGGAGAAGCCGGTCTCTTGGTGACCAGTATGCGTGCATTTGAGCAGTATCAGTTGAAAAGTGCCTGGGTCTGGGAGCATCAGGCCTTGGTGCGTGCACGCTCAATTGCTGGAGAAACCAGCCTACGAGAAAAATTCGAACAGTTACGCTGTGATATTTTGACGATGCCCAGAGATGAACAACGGGTGCGTCAAGAAGTCTTGAACATGCGGCAAAAAATGAAAGATCACCTTGGTTCATCTAAGGAGCAAAAAAAACATGGGATTTTTCATTTAAAACAGGATGCAGGTGGTATCGTTGATATTGAATTTATGGCACAGTATGTGGTGTTAGCTTGGAGTGGGACGAATCATGATCTCGCCCATTATTCCGACAATGTACGAATCCTCGAAGATGCAGCTAAAGCCAATTGCTTATCCAGCGAAGATGCTTCTGCACTGATTCAGGCTTATCTTCGCGAACGCGCCGAGAGTCATCTATTAGCACTTGCAAACCAATCCATGCAAGTCAATGCGATGGAATGGCATGATACCCGGGTGATCGTTTGCAAATTGTGGCAAAGATTAATTGATCCTACAGCGGACGTCGTTGTAGGGTGTGAATAA